A region of the Paenibacillus sp. J23TS9 genome:
TATCAACTTCTTGATAAACGATCTGAATCCCCAGATCCTTCGCATCCTTCGGATTACGAATATGTACCGGTTCATCATCAATATAAATTTCTCCTGTATAATGGCCGTATGCGCCGGACAAAACCTTCATCAGTGTGGATTTCCCAGCACCGTTCGCCCCAATCAATGCATGTGAAGTTCCTGTCGTCGTCAGAAAATCAACATTTTCCAGTGCTTTAACGCCCGGGAATTCAATGGAAATCTTCTTCATTTGCAGCTTTATTTGCTTGGCTTCGCCCATCTCTTCACCTTCTAGAAAGGATTTCATCACAAGTATGGGAAGTGCCGTCATGCAGCACTTCCCCATACCTGTCGCTTTGCTTATTCAGCCCAGACTGTTTTTCCTATTTGGCGTAAGCTTCTTTCAAGCTCTTCATCCAAGGTTCCTCAAAAGCATCGCTTACTCCCCACCCAGGCATTACTTTTGCAAGATTAACCATGTTTACGCTTTCGGCAGAAGTCTTCAGCTTGTCTTGAGTAATCAATGTGGCAGCAAGGTCATAGGTCTGCGGTACTTCTTCACCGGCGATTTTCTTCGCAAGCATACGAACATCAACTTGTCCGATTACTTTTGGATCTACGGCGGCGGTAGATACCCATGGACTCTTGTCTTCCTGCATCATCTGAAGATCTGCGTTGGAAACGTCGATACCATAGATTTTAACTTCATCGCGCCCCGCTTCTTTCACTGCACGCGCTGCACCGATCGCAAAGGCATCCCAAGTCGCGAAAATCGCACTGATTTCACCTTTTTTATGTTTAGTAAGCATGGCCGAAACGGCATTTTGCGTTTGTACGGATGTATCTGCCGACGCGATCCCGAAGCGCTCGATTTCCTGAATTCCTGGGTTCGCAGTCATAAATTCCTTATAAACGGCGTTACGTCGTACCATCGGAGGGAAACCATCTACCCAAAGGTAAATAATTTTGCCCTGGCCTTTAAGCTCATCATTCATTTGAGTCAATGCCAGCTTGGCAAGGTTCTCATCATCCTGGGAGGTAAGAGTCACGCCTTGCACACTCGCGAGGTCCGGGTTGGAGTCAAACGCTACAACCGGAAGCCCTTTAGCCGTAATTTTCTTCACATCTTCAACCGTTGCAGCATCGTCACCATGAGAGATGATAAATCCATCATAATCTTTTTCAAGCGCTTGTGAGATCGCGTCATGGAACTTTGCGGTATCCCCGTTAGCCGAGAATGTATCCACTACAAAACCCATGGATGTCCCTTCCTGCTTGGCACCAGCCAGGAACTGAGCTGTATGGTCATCTCCGCCAATTTTACGAACCACCATGATTTTGACCTGATCGTCTTTGGCAATCTTATCAGGCACGCCTTCCACAACTTTCTTCTCTGGTGCCTTGCTTCCCCCGCTTGAGCATCCCGTTGCAACTACTGCCACTGCGAATAAGCTGATCAGCAGCTTGCTAAAAGTCTTTTTCTTCATGTCCTGCACCCCTTCAAATGATAATCCGCTTACTCTCTATTATAATTTTTAAGAATAGCGCTGAGCTTGTTAGAATTTTAGCACTGTAAAGCCTAAGAGACAATAAAAAATATAGTGCTTTTTATGGTTTGTTATCAGCTTTATATAAAGATTGATTTGACTTAGGTATGTAAATAAAATAAACATTTTAAATTCCATATTCATGAGATTTTATATGCAAAAACACATCCGTCCTTTAAGGGACGAATGTGTTCGTGGTACTACCCTGTATTTCATAGATTCGCCTGTTCATTGCAGCACGAAGCCATTCTGAAATTAAAATAACGGGCTTCTCCCGGCCTAGATTACTCGAATCTGCAGATTCTTTCATCCGGCAGCTCGCAAGTTTGGGAAGCTCATACCGTTCACATAACCTTCAAGCAGAAGGCTGCTTTTCTTGAAGCACAACGGGGGTTCAATGAACTTAGGGTCTTGGTCACAGCTTTTCATGGTGTATAGCAAACTCTCAAGTTTGTTTTTCCATACATTACAGGATGAAGAAGAATAATGTCAAGTATTCAGCACTGTTTAATTATAATTCACTGTAATTTTTGTAAAAGCTGCACTCTGTATGCTTCACTTTCGAGTGATTGGATCTCTTTGTATTCCGCGTCCGTAAGCGCTTTTGGCGTACCGGCAGCTTTGGCAGCGAGATATATTTTCGCGCTCTCTTCAACAACCTCTGTACGGTAATAAGCTTCACGCAGATTTTTCCCTGTCGTTACAAGCCCGTGATTCTCCAGCAAAATCGAATTATGCTGTCCCACTTTGGCAGCTACCGCATCAGCCAGCATATCCGTGGTTGGCAGAACATACGGCACGAAAGTTACTTCGCCCACCAAAGCAGCCTGGTCCGGGAATAACATCGGCAGCTCCTGAGCAACCAGCGTTAATGCAATGCAATATGCAGGATGTGTATGCACAATAGCCTGGATATCCGGATTCTCGCGGTAAGCATACAGATGCATCAGTACCTCCGATGACGGACGGACTTCTGTATCTAATACTTTTCCGGACTCGATCTCCACGCGAATCCATTGATGTGGTTCAATATCCTCCAAGGCAAAACCGCTTGGCGACAGCAGCATTAAATCACCTGCTTTCGCACTGATATTACCTCCAGGACCTACGACAAGACCTTTGGCAACCGTCTTGCGGGCATACAGTGTCAGTTCTTCCCGTACTTTTTGTTCCAGTGATTGAGTCATCTCTCCATACACTCTCCTATCGTCTGTTTGCACGCGGACTCAAATGCCTCCGCTCTTAGTTCTTCATTTTCTGAAGCACAATCCGCTGGTAATACTGCTGGTAACGTTCTTCCCATTGATCCGCATCTTCGGGAACATAAGTTTCAGGAGGGAAGGATTGACGGACAACCTCGCGGATCTCCGCCAAATTCTTCACTTCTCCGTGAGCCTTCGCCTGCATCATCAAATTACCGATGGAGGTTGCCTCTACAGGCCCTGCGATCACGGTTCTACCAGTTACATTCGCGGTCAGCTGGCAAAGCAGGCGGTTCTGGATTCCTCCGCCCACCATGTGAATATGTTCTAAATGCTCCCCTGTCAGCTCTTCGATCTCACTTAATGTCTGTCTGTATTTAAACGCCAGACTCTCAAGGATGCAGCGGATGATTTCCGGACGCGACTGCGGCACCGGCTGCCCACTGGTACGGCAGTATTCCTGAATCCTCTGCGGCATGCCTCCCGGCGGCAAAAATACTGCATCACCCGCATCCACATAGCTTGAATTAACCGGGGCATGCTGCGCCATTTCCGTTAATTCAGCATAACCGAGCTGCGTTCCTTCCATCGCCCAGGTACGTCGGCATTCCTGAAGCAGCCAGAGACCCATGATATTTTTGAGCATTCGGATCTTTCCTTCCGCACCGCCTTCATTGCTGAATAAAAGCTGCCTGCTGCGTTCTGTCAAAATCGGCTCATCCAGCTCAATTCCCATCAGCGACCAGGTACCGCTGCTGATGAAGGCATAACGGCTGTCTGTTGCTGGAATCGAGGCGACGGCAGCAGCCGTATCATGACCGGATGCAGCAATTACAGGCATAGCATCGACTGACAGCTCTCCGCAGATATCTGAACGAAGCGCACCAAGCCGTGTTCCAGGCATGACAATCGGGTTAAACAGCGATTGAGGAAGCGAGAGCGCATCCAGAACCGGCGTGCTCCATTCTCTCTTCATTGAATCGAGCAGCCCGCTTGTACTGGCAATCGTATATTCGCTGGCCATGACGCCAGACAGATAGTAATGGAATAAATCCGGCATAAACAGCATCCGCCGATCACTTGCGTTTTGGTCGAACCGCAGATGCTCTTCGGCAAACAATTGATACACCGTATTTATACTGGAAGATTGAATGCCGGTTCGTGCATACAGTTCAGACTCGCTAATCAGCTTCAGAGCCTCCTGCATTGCTGTTTCACTCCGTAAATCCCGGTAATGGTACGGATTGCCGATCAGACGTCCCTTAGGATCAACCAAACCATAATCCACACCCCAGGTATCAACGGCTATTGAGGCGGGAGTGCGGCCAAGCTGCTGCTTGGCCTTCACAACTCCCTGCTTGAGCTCATGAAACAGTCTTAGGAAATCCCAATGCAGTCTATCGCCCAGCTGAACCGGTTCATTGTCAAAACGGTGAACCTCCTGAATAGACAGCCGCTCCCCGTCAAAATGACCGGTTACCGCTCTGCCGCTGCTTGCTCCGAAATCCACCGCCATCATCTGCAATGATTGTGTACTCACTTCATCACCTCAATTAGCAGGTTTACTTGTACATCGGTCCAAAGTTCTTGCATGCACGGTAATCTGCACCTTCCGGATCATTCGTTCCGAACATTCCCCATGCTCTTGGACGGAAAATTTGTTCATCTTTTACATTGTGCATACTTACCGGAATCCGGAGTATGGAGGCCAGTGTAATCAAGTCCGCGCCGATATGGCCATAGCTGATAGCTCCGTGGTTTGCACCCCAGTTATCCATAACGGAGTATACATCCTTGAAGGATCCTTCTCCCGTCAGATTTGGTGCAAACCAGGTCGTAGGCCATGTTGGATCCGTACGCTTATCAAGCTTATCGTGCACGTCCTCCGGCAGCTCGACAGTGTAGCCTTCAGCAATTTGAAGAACAGGTCCAAGCCCCTTCACGAGATTCAGACGAGACATCGTGACAGGCATGCCGCCACGGGTCAGGAAGTCAGAGGAGAAACCGCCGCCGCGGAAATATTCGACCGCTGCAGGACGCCAGGACGTTGCCTTCAGGCAGTTATTCGCATCCTCCTCGGTAATTTCCCAAAATGGTTTCATCGCAGGCTTGCCATCTATCATTTGCTCACCCGTGCCATCAAGTGCCGCCGGACCGGAGTTGATCAAATGCAGAAGTCCGTTTTCACCCGGACCTGTCAGCTCATGACCTGTTACGCGCTTCACCGCATCCGGACTCCAATAAGTACGAACATCCGCAAAGATTTGGGCTGTATTGGTCAGCAGGTTGCCGAACAGCATCGATACCCCGTTCAAGCTGTCATTTTCCGTTGCTACCAGATAAGGAGCACGGATGCCGTTCCAGTCAAAGGAGGAATTCAGGATAGCTTCATGGAAATCACCGTTCGGAAAATGATCCGTCCATTGGCGTTGTCCCTGGAAGCCGGAAACAATCGCATGATGTCCCATTGCTTCCTCAGCAAAGCCGAGCTCTTCAAGACGCTTGTTCCCCACCATCAAATCACGGACGATTTGCGTCATCTTCACAACCATTTCCCAATCCTTGTCTTTCTTCTCGCGCGAGGTTTGAATGTCTTCCGGATTGTTATCCGGGCCTTCCTTGCAGTTTTCCTTCACCCAAGCCATGGCGATCTTATATTCTTCAGGATCATAGATTTCTTCCTCAACCCGGCGTGTAATTTCCGACATATCCACGTACTCGTTCCGCATGCCCAGATATTCCTGGAAGAAATCCGGATCAATCATGGAACCCGCAATCCCCATAGAAACGGAGCCAATGGCAAGATAGGATTTGCCTTTCATCAGCGCAGCCGCCATACCCGCTCTTGCGAAGCGGAGCAGCTTCTCCTGCACATCCCCAGGAATGGACGGATCATTCAGATCCTGCACATCTCTGCCATAGATGCCGAACGCCGGAAGACCCTTTTGCGCATGAGCCGACAATACAGCAGCCAAATAGACTGCGCCCGGTCTTTCCGTACCGTTGAAGCCCCATACCGCTTTGGGAATAGCCGGGTCCATGTCCATCGTTTCCGTACCATAACACCAACAAGGAGTAACGGTAATCGAAACACCAACTCCGGCTTTAGAGAACTTATCTGCGCAGGCAGCCGCTTCAGCAACACCGCCGATACAAGTATCAGCAATCACGCACTCTACTTTGGATCCATCCGGGTAACGGAGATTCTCGCTCAGAAAAGAAGAAACCGCCTTAGCCAGATTCATTGTCATATCTTCAAGCGATTCACGTACGCCCTTTCTTCTTCCGTCTATGGTCGGGCGGATGCCGATCTTAGGAAAATCCTGCTTCCATCTAGCGTCTTTTGTTGTCATAACTGTTTCTTCCTCCTCATGAATAAGTTGATGGGAATCATGCCCTGTTCAATTAGGGTTATCGATAACCCTAATACTAAAATGAATGCAGCATTCGCTTTGCTTCAGAAAAAATGATCATTAAGATTAGTTCTTTCGTCATATTCACAAAATGAGAGCTGCATGGTTGCTGTAGTCTAATTTGTCTTAACTATTGTATAATGAGGTTATCGATAACTTTAAAATAGCAATGAAAACGGTTGCTGTCAATCCGTATTTTCTTTAGGATTAGAACAATACAGATAGAAGAAGGGGTTATGCATGGTTACCATTTATGATATTGCAGAAAAGGCCAACGTTTCCGCAATGACGGTTTCAAAGGTCATCAACAATACAGGACGAATCAGTGAACAAACACGCAAACGGGTCAAAAAGGTTATGGAAGAGCTTAACTATATCCCCAACTCTAATGCACGCAGTCTGGTGCTCCAGCAAACGCAGATTTTGTCCCTGCTGATTACGGACATTACCAATCCGTTTTATACAAGTCTGGCCCGCGGTGCTGAAGACAGCGCCAAAAAGCTGGGCTACCGCCTGCTGTTCGGCAACAGTGATGAGGATTACGACAAGGAGCAGGATTATGTAGACATGATTCTCTCAACCCGTGTAGACGGCGTACTGTTTGCCCCTGCAGGGGATCATTCCCTGAAACATTTAGAGAAGCTACGTGCCCATAACATTCCTTTTGTGATCATGGACAGGGCAGTACCTGGTATTGAATCCGATATCGTCTCAGGAGACAGCAAGCAAGGTGCACGTAATCTTGTTGATTATCTGATCAGCCTTGGCCACCGCAGAATCGCTCTCGTTAACGGTTCGCTGGATGTATCCACCGCTCGTTTACGTTACCAGGGATATGCCGAAGCACTCCAGCTCCACGGAATCGCTCTGGATGATAGGCTCGTCATTCATAAAAGCTACCGTGAATATAAAGATGAAGACCAGCTCCTGCATTTACTGGAGCAGCCTTCTCCTCCGACTGCCATTTTTGCGGCAAACAACTTTTTGGCTGTTGGGGTCATTAATGCGTTGAGACAACGGGGAATCCGCGTACCTGAAGACATGTCGGTCGTCTGCTTTGATGATCTTGATCTGTCCTCCGCACTTGATCCGTTTCTGACTGTCGCTGCCCAGCCTGCATATCAATTCGGTGCCATGGGGATTCAGCTGCTGGTCGAGCGGATTCAAGGAAGCGCTGTACCTGAAGCCAGAAAAATAATCTTACCTTCCGAACTCATCATTCGTTCTTCAGCCAAGACAATCGGCAAATAATTGGGTACAATATGGAGAATGCTTGTTGAAGAAGGTGACGTACAATTCAAACGAAGAAAATTACCAAAAGTATACTAACACCAGCCAAAATTCTGGTCATCGGCTTTTTTCTGATCATAACGCTCGGAACTTTTCTCTTGTCCTTGCCAATATCCTCTGTAACCGGAGTAAGGATTCCTTTCCTGAACGCCTTATTTACGGCAACCTCGGCCACCTGCGTAACCGGGCTGACCGTTTTGGATATAGGGACAGCATTCTCCGCTTTCGGACAAGTCGTCATTGTAATGCTTGTACAAATTGGCGGAATCGGCTTTATGACCATGGCCACCCTGATTGCCCTGGTACTGAACAAACGGATTTCCTTGCGCGAGAGGCTGATTCTGCAAGAGGCTCTTAATCATGGCACGATCGATGGTGTGGTTCGGCTGGTTAAAAAGGTAATTCTGTATTCCTTGCTGGTCGAGCTTGCCGGAGCGTTACTTCTCGCAGTTCATTTTTTCTTTTCGCTTCATCTATCGTTGGGAAGATCAGCGTATTTCGGCATCTTCCATAGTATCTCCATGTTTAATAATGCCGGGTTCGACCTGATGGGAACCATAAACGGTCCTTTCAGCGGAATGGTGCCTTTTGTACAAGATCCATTCATCAATATTGTCATGATGGGGCTCATTTTTCTGGGGGGAATCGGGTTTATCGTGTTATCGGATCTCATTGACTTTCCGAATACACGTAAACTCTCGCTGCATAGTAAAGTCGTTCTTACGGCAACCCTGCTGCTCATCGTTATTGGCACACTTGTAATATTCGCTATGGAATTTAGCAATCCAAGTACGCTCAAGCCACTGCATGCCGGAGGCAAATTTCTTGCTTCCATGTTCCAGTCGGTAACCACCCGCTCCGGCGGTGTTGCCACTCTGGATATTGGAGCCTTCCGTCAATCGACGCAGTTTATGCTAATTCTGCTGATGTTTACGGGGGCTGCTCCGGGTTCAACCGGCGGCGGGATTAAAATCACGACCTTTGTGCTCCTGTTGGGTGCGGTATACGCCATGATCCGGGGACGTGAAGACGTAGTCCTGTTCCGGAAAAGAATTGCCAAGGATGTCGTCTACAAAGCCATCACGCTGACGCTCCTGTCCTTACTGCTGATTATTTTGTTCTCTATGCTTTTGTCCATTACAGAGCATCAGGATTTTATGACCATTCTGTTCGAATCCACCTCAGCCTTCGGAACAACCGGTCTTTCCATGGGGATGACAACGCATTTGTCCGCCCTCGGCAAGGTTTGGATTATATGTCTGATGTTCTTTGGCCGGATTGGCCCGCTGACACTGGTATATGCCCTCTCCCGCGATCGGAAGAAGGACCTATACAATTATCCCGAAGGCCGGATTATTATCGGATAGTCAAAACCAACAATTATGAAAAGAGTCCCTCTTGACCGATTATTCGGTAGACGGACTCTTTGTCTTTTCTGGTTGACCATGCCCTTCATCCCCGCTGCTTTTTTGCTTTTTATTTTTCAAAGCACCTATTACCAGGAGCAGAACAGGAAACAGAAAACTTGGAAAGAATGCGAAGATCGGATATACATAGCCCAGATAATACTCAAGTTCGGCCGGGTTGTTTACAATCCATTTCGACATAGGCAGGGTCAAAAACAGAAAAGGTATGATCGCATATTTATAAGAAGTAAGCTTAAATAGCTGAACTGCTGAGATCGTGACCGCGTAAAAGCTGAGTGTTATTTTAACAAAAGTCGTGCTGATCCAAATGATTCCTACTAAGGCTTCTACGCGTTCAAAGATCCGTTCGATTCTAATTTCTTTGGCTAAATCGTATACAACATAAGGAGCTCGTATGGTCTCCTCGATTCCGAGAACCGATATCGTATACAAGGCGATGATTACTAGGGTAAAGGGCGCAGCGGCTGAAGTGATATAAAAGTATTTTTTTGTTTTTTTCTTGTCCACAATAAAACGCACCAGCATCAAGACCACGACCACATCCATGGTTGGGAATCCAATAATTGAGTAGAGGCCTTTAATCGAAGGCATAATCCCATCCGGAAAAATCGGCAATAGGTTGTCGACATCAATTTTCGGAACAAGCATCATTGAAGATACTATAAAAACAAACACAGCTATAGGAAGCAGTATTTCGGTTGCTCTGCCGATCACGCCCAGTCCCAAAAATACACCATACACCACTGGAATCATAAACACCAAACCGATGATATCAAGCGGAGATCTGGGGAGGATAACGGATCCAAGAAACCCGCTTATCACACGCAGAATGTAAGCAACAAGAATAATAAAAAAGAGTAAATAAATGAAACCGAGCACCCACCCGGCCCCTTTTCCAAGGATACGCTGGCTGTATTCTATAATGGTCTCATCGGGGTATGTGAATGACAGTTTCATATAAAGCCATCCAAAACCCAGCTGAACGAAGATAGACAGAACCATGGTGAACCATTCATCTGATCTTGCAATGTTTGCTATCGTATGCGGTTGGACGATCGCTGCTTCCCCCAAAATATACATGTACATAAGGATCGCAAACTGAGCGGACGTAATTTTTGCTTTATCCATTTTCTGTCCCTTCCATGAGCCATTTTGCTACCGGTTTATATAGAGGCTCCAGCATCCCGTCTATCAAATGCGTCAATGTTGGAATAGGCGCATCAAACAGCAGGAGCAAGTATAGTGCTACACCTGCAGCAAGGATTAGTGTGGCAAAGATAAAATCCTGGGACTTACCGTTCCGCCGCAAATAATTTCCCTGAATGATCCCTGTCAGCAAGGCCGAAATCACAATGCCAATCCATGAACTCACTTCGGCCACCTCCAGTCGCACGGCATGTTCCCTGTTTTTATTTCTCACCAATATAGGATCTGGTCCGAATACCTGTTCCGACGATGGTAATGCTCACATCTACCCGTGTAGGTATATCTTGAAAGATCGAATCCCAGTCATCTTTGTTCTTCTTCCAGTATTTAGGATTTGCTTGATACACGTGTTTCGCATAAGCGGCTGGATCGCTTTTCATTTCTTGAAGCTTCGACATGCTTTTGAGAATAAGTTTGCGTTGAATTTTCTCCGCTTCTTTTTCCAGCCAGTGGATTTGATCGTTATCCTGTAATTGAACGTTGGCGCTCTTGTTGTCCAGGACAAAAGTTTTATGTTCCACTTTAATCACGATGACAGGCTTATGATTGTGGAAAACGGCTTTCACTTTGGTCTGATTGTGTATTGGCGCTATGTAAACTTTTTGGTTTTCGCCTACCGGGATGCTAATAATCATCCGCTCCAGCTTGTTTTTTACGATGGTTAGTCCCTTCGAATCTTCCTTACCTAAAAAGCCAATCAATTTGCCATTCTTAAAAATGGACATGGAATCCATCCGGAGAAAGTTTTCAGGCTCGATTTGCTCCGTGTTTGATTTTTTTTGTGCTTCATTTGCGTCCCCGATCAGCTCAATACTTGGAATAGCCGGGTCTTCTTTATCACTTTGAATGGACTGAATAAACTCTCTGACCGTAACCGGATATATGGCGCCCACTCTTTGATGATAGGTTTTAATCATGCTGTAAATTTGCTGAACGGGTATTTTCTCCATGGAAGTTATCGTTTTTAAAATATCTTCCGCTTTACCATTCTTAGCAACCAGCATATCGAAATCCGTCCGAATTTCCGGATCACGGTCAACCATATCGAACATATCCTTAATGCCTTTACGTGCCAGTCCCTCACCGATAATCATGACCTGATTATGTGAAAAATAGAACCTCCTTGATGTAAGAGCCGACATATTCTGGAATGTATCAATTAGCGATAAACCCGTCCCTATATAGTTAGTCACAGGTATGCCTTCCTTACCTCCGCCGCTTTGGGAATCGGAAACCTGATTAGGAACGACTACCTGGAGGGTCACGCGGATATTCTTCTCATTCTTTGGATCCTCATCGATGCCTATGGCAACGACAATAGATAGATCGTCCAGATATTTGCTGTCCCAGCAACCGCCCAGTGGCAGCAGCATGATAATAGAAGCCATGACTAGACATAAACGCTGCAGCATAGTGAAGGTCACTCCTTTGGTTGCTCGGATGGTCCAGAGTCCCTCTTATTGTGTTCAACAGTCGAATCAGAAGGCTGACCCTTGGGAGAGGATACATCTGCGGTATTCTCCGTCATTGTCTCACGATGCAGCACGTCGTTATCTTTACGGAATCGGACTGGGTTATTTTTACTGAGCATTTTAGGTCTGGTTTTCATTAAATTCATGGGAACACGAATAAATGTATCCTTCATGTCTGAGAGAATCGAAGGTCCATATGGAGCCATGTATGGCACGTTCACGGATTTTAGACTGCATAAATGCAGCAGCATAATCAGCAGTAAACAAGCCATGCCAAAAATACCCATGAAAGATGAAGCAAATAAAAACAGGAACCGCAGAATTCTTGCTGTGATTCCGATGTTATATGCAGGTGATACGAAGCTGGCAATCGCTGTCAGGGAGACAACAATAACGACCGCAGGGGATACAATCCCTGCCTCAACAGCGGCTTGACCGAGTACCAGACCACCAACGATGGAGATCGTATTACCGACGGTTCTTGGCATCCGCACTCCCGCTTCACGGAGAATTTCGAACACCATCTCCATAATAACGGCCTCTACAAATGCGGGGAATGGAACCCCCTCCCTCTGTACAGCCAGCTTAATCAACCATGGGGTCGGGATCATCTCCTGATGGAATGTAATGATCGCCACATATAAAGATGGCAGGAGAAGTCCGATGAAAAAAGAAATGAAACGGAGCACCCGGATCAGGCTTCCGACATCAAACCGGTTATAGTAATCCTCTGCAGATTGAAAAAACATATTAAATGTGCTCGGTACAACCAGTGCAAAAGGCGTGCCGTCCACCATAATCGCAACCCGGCCCTCCAGTAAATTCGCAGCAATCACATCAGGGCGTTCGCTATGATATACCGTAGGAAAGACGGTGAAATTCGTGTCCTCAATCAGTTCTTCGATATAGCCGGATTCAAGGATGCCATCGATATGAATGTTGGACAGACGCTTCCGGACCTCTGTTACAATCTCCTCGGAAACGATGCCCTGAATATACATGATGCCAATTTCTGTTTTCGTCACTTCACCGATTTGCATCTCCTCAAGCCACAGTTTGGGGCTCTTGATCTTCCGGCGCAGCAGGGATGTATTGGTTCGGATCGATTCCGTAAAACCTTCTCTTGGTCCGCGGATGACCGTCTGGGAGGTAGGTTCGGTTACGGAGCGCTTTTCGCCGCCCCGGGTACCCGCGATAATGACCTCTTCACTTCCATTCAAAAAAAGAATCGTATCGCCTGAGAGAAGCTGCGCATAGATTTTTTCCCAATCAGAGCTTTTCGTGATCTCGCCAACAGAAAATGCCCTTAGCTTAAAATCCTTGATAAGCTCATCAATGCCTGGCTCTTCCTCAGACCTGGTCAGCATGCTGGTCTCATCCAGTACCGTTTGAATCGTGAACTCTGATACTGAGGTTGTATCCACCAGTCCATCTATATAAACAAAGGCCATTTGAAGCCTTAGATGCTCTTCTTCCACTTCCCGGATAATCAGATCCTCGCTATTCCCCATATCGTCCTTGATTTTTTGCAGGTTTTCCTTCAATTCCGGCGAGAGGGGGATGTTTTGCTGAGTTTCTGGGCGCTCCTCTTTCGATCGTTTGTTTTGCTGCCGTAACTTCCTGGACATATGCCTCCCCCCTGTTGTTCGATGAACTTATTATTTCCATATATGGACAATTTCATCCAGATAAGCGGACGACAAAAAAGGACAGAAAGCATACGCTTCCTGTCCTTGCTGCTTAGAAAATAATGGGGGTCGTTTTGATTTATTCCTTCCACAGCTTGGTAAACAAGCCCGGCTTTCGTCCGACGAGACCTTTTTCCAGGGCATAACGTGTAAGTTGAACCCGATTCTCAAGATGCAGCTTTTGCAGAATGTTCTTGAGATGATTTTTTACCGTCT
Encoded here:
- a CDS encoding rhamnulokinase family protein, coding for MSTQSLQMMAVDFGASSGRAVTGHFDGERLSIQEVHRFDNEPVQLGDRLHWDFLRLFHELKQGVVKAKQQLGRTPASIAVDTWGVDYGLVDPKGRLIGNPYHYRDLRSETAMQEALKLISESELYARTGIQSSSINTVYQLFAEEHLRFDQNASDRRMLFMPDLFHYYLSGVMASEYTIASTSGLLDSMKREWSTPVLDALSLPQSLFNPIVMPGTRLGALRSDICGELSVDAMPVIAASGHDTAAAVASIPATDSRYAFISSGTWSLMGIELDEPILTERSRQLLFSNEGGAEGKIRMLKNIMGLWLLQECRRTWAMEGTQLGYAELTEMAQHAPVNSSYVDAGDAVFLPPGGMPQRIQEYCRTSGQPVPQSRPEIIRCILESLAFKYRQTLSEIEELTGEHLEHIHMVGGGIQNRLLCQLTANVTGRTVIAGPVEATSIGNLMMQAKAHGEVKNLAEIREVVRQSFPPETYVPEDADQWEERYQQYYQRIVLQKMKN
- a CDS encoding LacI family DNA-binding transcriptional regulator codes for the protein MVTIYDIAEKANVSAMTVSKVINNTGRISEQTRKRVKKVMEELNYIPNSNARSLVLQQTQILSLLITDITNPFYTSLARGAEDSAKKLGYRLLFGNSDEDYDKEQDYVDMILSTRVDGVLFAPAGDHSLKHLEKLRAHNIPFVIMDRAVPGIESDIVSGDSKQGARNLVDYLISLGHRRIALVNGSLDVSTARLRYQGYAEALQLHGIALDDRLVIHKSYREYKDEDQLLHLLEQPSPPTAIFAANNFLAVGVINALRQRGIRVPEDMSVVCFDDLDLSSALDPFLTVAAQPAYQFGAMGIQLLVERIQGSAVPEARKIILPSELIIRSSAKTIGK
- a CDS encoding class II aldolase/adducin family protein — encoded protein: MTQSLEQKVREELTLYARKTVAKGLVVGPGGNISAKAGDLMLLSPSGFALEDIEPHQWIRVEIESGKVLDTEVRPSSEVLMHLYAYRENPDIQAIVHTHPAYCIALTLVAQELPMLFPDQAALVGEVTFVPYVLPTTDMLADAVAAKVGQHNSILLENHGLVTTGKNLREAYYRTEVVEESAKIYLAAKAAGTPKALTDAEYKEIQSLESEAYRVQLLQKLQ
- a CDS encoding sugar ABC transporter substrate-binding protein; amino-acid sequence: MKKKTFSKLLISLFAVAVVATGCSSGGSKAPEKKVVEGVPDKIAKDDQVKIMVVRKIGGDDHTAQFLAGAKQEGTSMGFVVDTFSANGDTAKFHDAISQALEKDYDGFIISHGDDAATVEDVKKITAKGLPVVAFDSNPDLASVQGVTLTSQDDENLAKLALTQMNDELKGQGKIIYLWVDGFPPMVRRNAVYKEFMTANPGIQEIERFGIASADTSVQTQNAVSAMLTKHKKGEISAIFATWDAFAIGAARAVKEAGRDEVKIYGIDVSNADLQMMQEDKSPWVSTAAVDPKVIGQVDVRMLAKKIAGEEVPQTYDLAATLITQDKLKTSAESVNMVNLAKVMPGWGVSDAFEEPWMKSLKEAYAK
- a CDS encoding L-fucose isomerase, producing MTTKDARWKQDFPKIGIRPTIDGRRKGVRESLEDMTMNLAKAVSSFLSENLRYPDGSKVECVIADTCIGGVAEAAACADKFSKAGVGVSITVTPCWCYGTETMDMDPAIPKAVWGFNGTERPGAVYLAAVLSAHAQKGLPAFGIYGRDVQDLNDPSIPGDVQEKLLRFARAGMAAALMKGKSYLAIGSVSMGIAGSMIDPDFFQEYLGMRNEYVDMSEITRRVEEEIYDPEEYKIAMAWVKENCKEGPDNNPEDIQTSREKKDKDWEMVVKMTQIVRDLMVGNKRLEELGFAEEAMGHHAIVSGFQGQRQWTDHFPNGDFHEAILNSSFDWNGIRAPYLVATENDSLNGVSMLFGNLLTNTAQIFADVRTYWSPDAVKRVTGHELTGPGENGLLHLINSGPAALDGTGEQMIDGKPAMKPFWEITEEDANNCLKATSWRPAAVEYFRGGGFSSDFLTRGGMPVTMSRLNLVKGLGPVLQIAEGYTVELPEDVHDKLDKRTDPTWPTTWFAPNLTGEGSFKDVYSVMDNWGANHGAISYGHIGADLITLASILRIPVSMHNVKDEQIFRPRAWGMFGTNDPEGADYRACKNFGPMYK